In Halorhabdus rudnickae, the following proteins share a genomic window:
- the thyA gene encoding thymidylate synthase has protein sequence MQQYLDLVEGVLRDGTYKPNRTGVDTLAAFGYSYEVDLQAGYPLLTTKQMDGFRWNSMIHEMLWYLSGEEHIRTLREETGIWDDWADEEGHLDTAYGRFWRRYPIPEDDDRLPGESWPEEDHRWVNDEGTFDQLQYVMDQLQENPQSRRLVVNAWHPANAAVSTLPPCHYTFVFNVQGDQLNVHLTQRSGDVALGIPFNIAAYSLLAHIVADRTGFEVGRFSHTVVDAHVYCGEGERGEWYRDNRAQLRERVAAVENRSEYADVRNWIEAEAPPEPGVENADHVPNLLEQLTRDPCDRPTIDVAEKPLDDLEFADIQLRNYESAPGLDFSVAE, from the coding sequence ATGCAGCAGTATCTCGATCTCGTCGAAGGCGTCCTCAGGGACGGCACGTACAAGCCAAACCGAACCGGCGTCGATACGCTCGCCGCATTCGGCTATAGCTACGAGGTCGATCTCCAGGCGGGCTATCCATTGCTCACAACCAAGCAGATGGATGGCTTCCGCTGGAATTCGATGATCCACGAAATGCTGTGGTACCTCTCCGGCGAGGAACACATCCGAACCCTCCGGGAAGAGACGGGAATCTGGGACGACTGGGCAGACGAGGAGGGACATCTCGACACTGCCTACGGACGATTCTGGCGGCGCTACCCCATCCCGGAGGACGACGACCGACTGCCCGGCGAATCCTGGCCCGAAGAGGATCATCGGTGGGTCAACGACGAGGGGACCTTCGACCAGTTGCAGTACGTCATGGACCAACTGCAGGAGAACCCGCAGTCCCGACGGCTCGTCGTCAACGCCTGGCACCCCGCGAACGCGGCCGTGAGTACCCTCCCGCCGTGTCACTACACCTTCGTGTTCAACGTCCAGGGCGATCAGTTGAACGTCCACCTCACCCAGCGATCGGGCGACGTAGCGCTGGGTATTCCCTTCAACATCGCCGCTTACTCGCTTTTGGCCCACATCGTCGCCGACCGGACGGGCTTCGAGGTCGGTCGCTTCTCCCACACGGTCGTCGACGCCCACGTCTACTGTGGCGAGGGCGAGCGCGGCGAGTGGTATCGCGACAACCGGGCGCAACTGCGCGAGCGGGTCGCCGCGGTCGAGAATCGCAGCGAGTACGCCGACGTGAGGAACTGGATCGAGGCGGAAGCCCCGCCCGAACCCGGCGTGGAGAACGCCGACCACGTACCAAACCTCCTGGAGCAACTGACTCGCGATCCCTGCGACCGGCCGACGATCGACGTGGCCGAGAAACCGCTCGACGACCTCGAATTCGCGGATATTCAGCTCCGGAACTACGAGTCCGCACCGGGACTTGACTTTTCGGTCGCGGAGTGA